In the genome of Mycobacterium kansasii ATCC 12478, one region contains:
- a CDS encoding ABC transporter permease — protein MKATNFLEQTWSYISTAANWTGPDGLAARTLEHLEYTALAVAAAAVIAVPIGMLIGHTGRGQVLVVGVVNGLRALPTLGVLLLGVLVFGLGIGPPIAALMLLGIPSLLAGTYAGIAGVDPLVVDAARAMGMTEPRVLLRVELPNAMPLLLGGLRSATLQVVATATVAAYASLGGLGRYLIDGIKERQFHIALVGAVMVAALALLLDGVLALAVWASAPGTGRLRKPVARPNREIDVSVSSNSAAVAGHVLR, from the coding sequence ATGAAAGCGACGAACTTCCTCGAGCAAACGTGGTCCTACATCTCCACGGCGGCCAACTGGACCGGACCAGACGGGCTGGCTGCGCGGACCCTGGAGCACCTGGAATACACCGCGCTGGCCGTGGCCGCCGCGGCGGTGATCGCCGTCCCGATCGGAATGCTCATCGGGCACACCGGACGCGGCCAGGTGCTGGTGGTCGGCGTGGTCAACGGGTTGCGCGCGTTGCCGACCCTGGGTGTGCTCCTGCTGGGGGTGCTGGTGTTCGGGCTGGGCATCGGCCCGCCGATCGCGGCCCTGATGCTGCTGGGCATTCCGTCGCTGCTGGCCGGCACGTATGCGGGCATCGCCGGAGTCGACCCGCTGGTAGTCGATGCCGCACGGGCGATGGGGATGACGGAACCGCGGGTGCTGCTGCGTGTCGAGCTGCCCAATGCGATGCCGCTGCTGCTCGGCGGGCTGCGCAGCGCGACACTGCAAGTGGTCGCCACCGCGACGGTGGCCGCCTACGCCAGTCTGGGCGGGCTGGGCCGCTACCTGATCGACGGGATCAAGGAGCGCCAGTTCCACATCGCACTGGTCGGTGCGGTGATGGTGGCCGCGCTGGCGTTGCTCCTCGACGGGGTGCTGGCCTTGGCGGTATGGGCGTCTGCGCCGGGAACCGGTCGCCTGCGTAAGCCTGTAGCCAGGCCAAATCGCGAAATTGACGTCTCAGTTAGCTCCAATTCCGCCGCGGTTGCCGGACACGTCCTACGGTAG
- a CDS encoding ABC transporter permease translates to MRYLLTHLDTAWVLTVIHLRLSLIPVLIGMAIAVPLGLAVQHAPVLRRLTTAAASIVFTIPSLALFVALPLIIKTRILDEANVIVALTAYTTALLVRTVLEALDAVPAPVRDAAVAVGYSPIRRMIKVELPLSIPVLVAGLRVVVVTNIAMVSVGSVIGIGGLGTWFTAGYQTDKSDQIVAGIIAMFALAVVIDMLLSLAGRLATPWERASASRRRIRSSIVGGSR, encoded by the coding sequence GTGCGTTATCTGCTGACCCACCTCGACACCGCCTGGGTGCTGACCGTGATCCACCTGCGGCTGTCGCTGATTCCGGTGCTGATCGGGATGGCGATCGCGGTGCCCCTGGGGTTGGCGGTGCAACACGCGCCGGTGCTGCGGCGATTGACCACGGCAGCGGCCAGCATTGTGTTCACCATCCCGTCGCTGGCGCTGTTCGTGGCGTTGCCGCTGATCATCAAAACGCGCATCCTCGATGAGGCCAACGTCATCGTCGCGCTGACCGCCTATACGACGGCACTGTTAGTGCGGACCGTGCTCGAGGCGCTGGATGCCGTGCCGGCACCGGTGCGGGACGCGGCCGTCGCGGTCGGCTACTCACCGATCCGCCGAATGATCAAAGTCGAACTGCCGCTGTCGATCCCGGTATTGGTAGCGGGGCTGCGGGTGGTCGTCGTGACCAACATCGCGATGGTTTCGGTGGGCTCGGTGATCGGCATCGGCGGCCTGGGCACCTGGTTCACGGCGGGTTACCAGACCGACAAGAGCGACCAGATCGTGGCCGGCATCATCGCGATGTTCGCCCTGGCCGTCGTCATCGACATGCTGCTCAGCCTGGCCGGCCGGCTGGCCACGCCGTGGGAGCGCGCGTCAGCCAGCCGTCGCCGGATCAGATCCAGCATCGTCGGCGGTAGCCGATGA
- a CDS encoding prephenate dehydrogenase translates to MCVLGLGLIGGSIMRATAAAGREVFGYNRSVEGAHGARAEGFDASTDLSATLTRAADVEALIVLAVPMPALPNMLAHIRESAPNCPLTDVTSVKCAVLEEVAAAGLQARFVGGHPMTGTAHSGWVAGHGGLFTRAPWVIAVDDHVDPQVWSMVMTLALDCGAVVVPAKSDEHDAAAAAISHLPHLLAEALAVTASEVPLAFALAAGSFRDATRVAGTAPDLVRAMCEANTGQLVPVTDRVIELLGRARDSLAGHGSVADLVDAGNAARTRYESFPRSDIVTVVIGAERWREQLAAAGRAGGVIRSALPILDSPQ, encoded by the coding sequence GTGTGCGTACTCGGGCTGGGGCTGATCGGCGGCTCGATCATGCGAGCAACGGCAGCGGCCGGCCGCGAGGTTTTCGGCTACAACCGGTCGGTGGAGGGAGCCCACGGCGCCCGGGCCGAAGGATTCGACGCCAGCACCGATCTTTCCGCGACGCTGACTCGGGCCGCGGACGTCGAAGCGTTGATCGTGCTGGCGGTTCCGATGCCGGCATTGCCCAACATGCTCGCCCACATCCGTGAGTCGGCCCCCAACTGTCCGCTGACCGACGTCACCAGCGTCAAATGCGCGGTGCTCGAAGAGGTCGCCGCCGCCGGTCTGCAGGCCCGCTTTGTGGGCGGTCACCCGATGACGGGCACCGCCCACTCGGGCTGGGTGGCCGGCCATGGGGGGCTGTTCACCCGAGCCCCCTGGGTGATCGCCGTGGACGACCATGTCGATCCTCAGGTGTGGTCGATGGTGATGACGTTGGCACTGGACTGCGGGGCGGTGGTGGTGCCCGCCAAATCCGACGAGCACGACGCCGCCGCGGCCGCCATCTCCCATCTGCCGCATCTGCTTGCCGAGGCGCTGGCGGTCACCGCCAGCGAGGTCCCGCTGGCTTTTGCGCTGGCCGCGGGTTCTTTCCGGGACGCAACCCGAGTCGCCGGCACCGCCCCGGACCTGGTGCGCGCGATGTGTGAAGCCAATACCGGCCAATTGGTGCCGGTCACCGACCGGGTCATCGAGTTGCTGGGCCGCGCCCGCGATTCGCTGGCCGGCCACGGCTCGGTGGCCGACCTGGTCGACGCCGGCAACGCCGCACGCACCCGCTACGAAAGCTTCCCGCGGTCCGACATCGTCACGGTGGTGATCGGCGCCGAGAGATGGCGCGAGCAACTGGCCGCCGCGGGCCGGGCGGGCGGGGTGATCAGATCCGCTCTGCCAATCCTGGATAGTCCACAATGA
- a CDS encoding putative glycolipid-binding domain-containing protein, with protein sequence MNSAPSDPARRVWSAMLTWRAQDVSRMESVRIQVSGKRIRANGRIVAAATATNPAFGAYYDLQTDESGATKRFGLTVTLAERERQLAIARDEENMWLVTDHQGERRAAYNGALDVDLVFSPFFNALPIRRLGIHEKAESLALPMVYVNVPEMTVDAATVSYTSEGRLDAIKLRSPVADTSVTVDAEGFIVDYPGLAERI encoded by the coding sequence GTGAACTCCGCTCCCTCTGATCCGGCCCGGCGCGTCTGGTCGGCGATGTTGACTTGGCGCGCCCAGGACGTCTCACGCATGGAATCGGTACGAATCCAGGTGTCCGGCAAGCGAATCAGGGCCAACGGCCGCATCGTGGCGGCGGCCACCGCAACAAATCCGGCCTTCGGTGCCTACTACGACTTGCAGACCGACGAGTCCGGCGCCACCAAGCGGTTCGGGCTGACCGTCACGCTGGCCGAGCGGGAACGGCAGCTTGCTATCGCCCGCGACGAGGAGAACATGTGGCTGGTGACCGACCACCAGGGCGAGCGGCGCGCGGCGTACAACGGTGCGCTCGACGTCGACTTGGTGTTCAGCCCGTTCTTCAACGCCCTGCCGATCCGCCGCCTGGGTATCCACGAGAAGGCCGAGTCGCTGGCCTTGCCGATGGTCTATGTCAACGTCCCCGAGATGACCGTCGACGCGGCCACCGTCAGCTACACCAGCGAGGGACGTCTGGACGCGATCAAGCTCCGGTCACCGGTCGCCGATACCAGCGTGACCGTCGACGCCGAAGGGTTCATTGTGGACTATCCAGGATTGGCAGAGCGGATCTGA
- a CDS encoding ABC transporter ATP-binding protein: protein MISFDEVAKVYADGTTALDRLSLEVPQGRLTVFVGPSGCGKTTALRMINRMVEPTSGTVTVNGTDVAGVNPVRLRLGIGYVIQNAGLMPHQRVIDNVATVPVLKGQSRRAARKAAYQVLERVGLSPRVATRYPAQLSGGEQQRVGVARALAADPPILLMDEPFSAVDPVVRHDLQNEILRLQSELHKTVVFVTHDIDEAFKLGDVVAVFAPGGRLQQCDEPAKLLSRPANDFVSKFIGLGRGYRLLQLIDGAGLPLHDITCVTANTVHDKPLPDGWELVVDDGRAPLGWIDADGLRRHRNGAALPDVMTVVGSVFRPHGNLSQALDAALSSPSSMGVAVDGGGKVIGAVLADDVLAAVTRRRQG, encoded by the coding sequence ATGATCAGCTTCGACGAAGTCGCCAAGGTGTACGCCGACGGCACCACCGCCCTGGACCGGTTGAGCCTCGAAGTCCCTCAAGGCAGGCTTACCGTCTTCGTCGGCCCGTCCGGCTGCGGCAAGACCACCGCACTGCGGATGATCAACCGGATGGTCGAGCCGACCTCGGGCACCGTCACCGTCAACGGCACCGACGTGGCAGGCGTCAACCCGGTGCGGTTGCGGCTCGGCATCGGCTACGTCATCCAGAACGCGGGATTGATGCCGCACCAACGGGTAATCGACAACGTCGCGACGGTGCCCGTGCTCAAGGGACAGTCGCGCCGGGCCGCCCGCAAAGCCGCCTATCAGGTGCTCGAGCGGGTCGGGCTGAGTCCCAGGGTCGCCACCCGTTACCCGGCGCAGCTCTCCGGCGGCGAGCAACAGCGCGTCGGAGTGGCACGCGCGCTCGCGGCCGACCCGCCGATCCTGTTGATGGACGAGCCGTTCTCGGCCGTCGACCCCGTGGTCCGCCACGACCTACAGAATGAAATCCTGCGCCTGCAAAGCGAATTGCACAAAACCGTCGTCTTCGTCACACACGACATCGACGAGGCGTTCAAACTCGGCGACGTGGTGGCGGTGTTCGCGCCCGGCGGCCGCCTGCAGCAGTGCGACGAGCCGGCCAAGCTACTTTCACGCCCGGCCAACGATTTCGTGTCGAAATTCATCGGTCTCGGCCGCGGCTATCGGTTGCTGCAGCTCATCGACGGCGCCGGACTTCCGCTGCACGACATCACCTGCGTGACCGCAAACACCGTGCACGACAAGCCACTGCCGGATGGCTGGGAGCTGGTGGTCGACGACGGCCGCGCGCCGTTGGGCTGGATAGACGCCGACGGTCTGCGCCGCCACCGAAACGGCGCGGCGTTGCCGGATGTCATGACGGTCGTCGGCTCGGTGTTCCGCCCCCACGGAAACCTCAGCCAGGCGCTTGATGCGGCGCTGTCGTCGCCGTCGTCGATGGGTGTCGCCGTCGACGGTGGCGGCAAGGTGATCGGCGCCGTACTGGCCGACGACGTGCTGGCCGCGGTGACACGTCGACGGCAGGGCTGA
- a CDS encoding LapA family protein: MTSNPSGPREQPPSAPRPRVTAKDPASTLTRAGALWSSLIAGFLILILLLVFIAQNTASTPFTFLGWHWSLPLGVAILLAAVGGGLLTVAVGTARIIQLRRVAKKSHTQALRSAGPPPR, from the coding sequence ATGACCAGCAACCCCTCAGGCCCGCGTGAACAGCCGCCCTCGGCTCCCAGACCTCGTGTGACCGCCAAGGACCCGGCGTCCACACTGACCCGAGCCGGCGCCCTGTGGTCGTCGTTGATCGCCGGCTTCTTGATCCTGATCCTGTTGCTGGTCTTCATCGCGCAGAACACCGCCTCCACCCCCTTCACCTTCTTGGGCTGGCATTGGAGCCTGCCGCTCGGGGTGGCCATTCTGCTGGCCGCCGTCGGGGGTGGGTTGCTGACCGTGGCGGTCGGCACCGCGCGGATCATTCAGCTGCGTCGTGTCGCCAAGAAATCCCACACACAGGCATTGCGCTCCGCCGGCCCGCCGCCCCGTTGA
- a CDS encoding ABC transporter substrate-binding protein — protein MGMLRRTRRATLAAAVCLVTACPVAACGNADPFGSSNGTIKSIVVGSGDFPESQIVAEIYAQALQANGFDVGRRLGIGSRETYIPALKDHSIDLVPEYIGNLLLYFQPDSTATMLDAVELELYKRLPGDLSILTPSPASDTDTVTVTKVTATKWNLTTIADLAAHSAEVKFAAPSVFQTRPAGLPGLRQKYGLDIAPANFMTINDGGGAVTVRALVDGTVTAANIFSTSPAIRQNNLVVLADPEHNFLAGNIVPLVNSQKKSDRLKDVLDAVSAKLTTEGMAELNAAVSGNDGVDPDQAARKWLRDNGFDHPIQP, from the coding sequence ATGGGGATGCTGCGGCGCACGCGTCGCGCGACACTTGCCGCGGCGGTCTGCCTGGTGACGGCATGCCCGGTGGCGGCGTGCGGCAACGCCGACCCGTTCGGGTCGTCAAATGGCACCATCAAGTCGATCGTCGTCGGCTCCGGCGACTTCCCGGAATCGCAGATCGTCGCGGAAATCTATGCGCAGGCGTTGCAGGCCAACGGTTTCGACGTCGGGCGGCGACTGGGTATCGGCAGCCGCGAAACCTACATACCGGCGCTCAAAGACCATTCCATCGACCTGGTACCGGAGTACATCGGCAACCTGCTGCTGTACTTTCAGCCAGACTCCACGGCGACCATGCTGGATGCGGTCGAATTGGAGCTCTACAAGCGGTTGCCCGGCGATCTGTCGATCTTGACGCCGTCACCGGCCTCCGATACCGACACCGTCACCGTCACCAAGGTGACCGCCACCAAATGGAACCTGACGACCATCGCCGATCTCGCGGCGCATTCTGCCGAGGTGAAGTTTGCGGCGCCGTCGGTATTCCAGACCCGGCCGGCCGGGCTGCCCGGCCTGCGCCAGAAGTACGGACTCGACATCGCGCCAGCCAATTTCATGACCATCAACGACGGCGGCGGCGCGGTGACCGTGCGGGCGCTGGTCGACGGGACCGTCACCGCCGCCAACATCTTCAGCACCTCGCCGGCGATCCGGCAGAACAACCTGGTGGTCCTGGCGGACCCGGAACACAACTTCTTGGCCGGCAACATTGTGCCGCTGGTCAATTCGCAGAAGAAATCGGATCGCCTCAAGGATGTCCTGGACGCGGTTTCGGCGAAGCTGACGACCGAAGGCATGGCCGAACTCAATGCCGCGGTGTCGGGCAACGACGGCGTAGATCCCGACCAGGCGGCACGGAAATGGTTGCGCGACAACGGCTTCGACCACCCCATCCAGCCATGA
- a CDS encoding tRNA adenosine deaminase-associated protein: MGAQRASAPGPSADAPDGFGVAVVREEGKWRCAAMGRKALTSLAAAETELRELRSSGAVFGLLDIDDEFFIILRPAPSGTRLLLSDATAALDYDIAAEALDSLDAEIDPDDLEDAEPFEEGDLGLLADIGLPEAVLGVILDETDLYADEQLGRIAREMGFAEQLSALIDRLGR; the protein is encoded by the coding sequence ATGGGAGCACAACGGGCCTCCGCGCCGGGCCCGTCCGCCGACGCGCCGGACGGTTTCGGCGTTGCCGTCGTGCGTGAAGAGGGCAAATGGCGCTGCGCGGCGATGGGTCGGAAAGCGCTGACCAGCCTGGCGGCCGCCGAGACGGAACTGCGGGAACTGCGCAGCTCCGGTGCCGTCTTCGGGCTGCTCGACATCGACGACGAGTTCTTCATCATCCTGCGCCCTGCACCCTCGGGGACGCGTCTGCTGCTGTCGGACGCCACCGCGGCACTGGACTACGACATCGCCGCCGAGGCATTGGACAGCCTGGACGCCGAGATCGATCCCGACGACCTCGAGGACGCCGAGCCGTTCGAGGAGGGCGACCTCGGCCTGCTGGCCGACATCGGCCTGCCCGAAGCGGTGCTCGGGGTCATCCTCGACGAGACCGACCTCTACGCCGACGAGCAGCTCGGGCGCATCGCCCGGGAGATGGGCTTCGCCGAGCAACTGTCGGCGCTGATCGACCGCCTCGGTCGGTGA